One stretch of Juglans microcarpa x Juglans regia isolate MS1-56 chromosome 3D, Jm3101_v1.0, whole genome shotgun sequence DNA includes these proteins:
- the LOC121256463 gene encoding U-box domain-containing protein 21-like, which yields MISSWRRRRASRRAAKDQGRVENGDLELTIPTHFRCPISLDLMKDPVTLSTGITYDRESIETWIEAGNKTCPISNQALKSLEPIPNHAIRKMIQDWCVDNQSYGIERIPTPRIPVSSVVVSEILSKITMASKRGDQEVCLQLVAKIKALWKESERNKRCIMANNTGSLLSAAFETFAKASFNRNDAVLEEILSALALLFPLDGEAMSCLGSAASLHSIVRFLKGGDLSGRRNAVLALKEILSSDERKVNALSEIEGSLEALVKLIKEPICPTSTKASLMAIYHMVNSSFPKEKIVERFVEMGLVSLLLEMLVDAERSICEKALGVLDGICRSEKGREKPYDHALTIPVLVKKILRVSDLATEFSVSIIWELCKNEKREEGGVLVLEALQVGAFQKLLLLLQVGCSERTKEKATELLKLLNLHRDRLECIDSMDFKGLKRPF from the coding sequence ATGATTTCTTCGTGGAGAAGGCGAAGAGCTAGCCGCCGTGCCGCTAAGGACCAGGGACGAGTCGAGAATGGAGACTTGGAGCTGACGATACCGACCCATTTTCGTTGCCCAATATCTCTAGACTTGATGAAAGATCCAGTCACGTTGTCCACGGGGATTACATATGACCGTGAGAGCATTGAAACTTGGATTGAGGCCGGGAACAAGACTTGTCCCATTTCTAATCAGGCGTTGAAGAGCCTTGAGCCAATACCAAATCACGCCATAAGGAAGATGATACAAGATTGGTGTGTTGACAACCAATCCTATGGAATTGAGAGGATTCCCACTCCTCGGATTCCTGTCAGTTCGGTGGTGGTTTCGGAAATTCTTTCGAAGATTACGATGGCAAGCAAACGTGGAGACCAGGAAGTGTGCCTGCAATTGGTGGCGAAGATCAAGGCATTGTGGAAGGAAAGCGAGCGCAACAAGCGGTGCATCATGGCCAATAACACGGGCAGTCTTCTCTCCGCTGCGTTTGAAACATTCGCTAAAGCATCTTTCAATAGAAATGATGCGGTATTGGAGGAAATATTATCGGCTTTAGCCTTGCTTTTCCCACTGGATGGAGAGGCCATGTCCTGTCTTGGATCAGCAGCTTCATTGCATAGCATTGTACGGTTTTTGAAGGGTGGAGATCTGTCGGGGAGAAGAAATGCGGTCTTGGCCTTAAAGGAGATTCTTTCATCGGATGAGCGTAAAGTAAACGCATTATCGGAGATTGAAGGATCTTTAGAAGCATTAGTGAAGCTGATCAAAGAGCCCATTTGCCCTACCTCCACAAAAGCTTCATTGATGGCCATATATCACATGGTTAATTCCTCATTTCCAAAGGAAAAAATCGTCGAAAGATTCGTGGAGATGGGCTTAGTTTCTTTGCTGCTAGAAATGCTCGTAGATGCGGAAAGAAGCATATGCGAGAAGGCACTGGGTGTTCTTGATGGGATATGCAGAAgtgagaaagggagagagaagccTTACGACCATGCTTTGACCATTCCGGTTTTAGTGAAAAAGATACTTCGGGTATCAGATTTAGCGACAGAGTTCTCGGTGTCCATCATATGGGAGCTCTGCAAGAATGAAAAGAGGGAAGAGGGAGGAGTACTTGTTCTTGAAGCGCTTCAAGTGGGTGCCTTTCAGAAGCTGTTGTTGCTCTTACAGGTTGGTTGTTCAGAGAGAACAAAGGAGAAGGCGACGGAGTTGTTAAAATTGTTGAATCTTCATAGGGATAGGCTGGAGTGTATTGACTCTATGGATTTCAAGGGTCTCAAAAGGCCATTTTGA